A window of Coriobacteriia bacterium contains these coding sequences:
- the dusB gene encoding tRNA dihydrouridine synthase DusB, whose amino-acid sequence MSAIADILSRGRVLLAPMAGVTEAPFRGICKRMGAGLTYTEMVSATGLHYTPDSPTSTALLRLDPAETPAAVQIFGANPDVMAEQAARLVERLGDSIALLDINMGCPVTKVIAKAEGSALMRTPELAAQIVSAVAQAVSPLPVTVKFRKGWDSASVNAVDFAKRMEAAGAAALAVHGRTRDQFYKGSADWRVIAQVKDAVGVPVIGSGDVFSAYDAVAMIVQTGVDAVMVARGAQGNPWIFREARALLESGAPIAGPTATERIDMALEHGRALVDFGGERAVIRMRKHVGWYVAGLPGATYVRTKVDQSATFAELEAMLLEYAEFLASHTSLMKEGQ is encoded by the coding sequence ATGAGCGCCATCGCCGACATCCTGTCCCGCGGCCGAGTGCTTCTTGCCCCGATGGCCGGCGTCACAGAGGCTCCCTTCCGCGGCATCTGCAAACGCATGGGTGCGGGTCTGACGTACACGGAGATGGTCAGCGCGACCGGCCTGCACTACACGCCCGACTCTCCAACCTCTACAGCGCTTCTGCGCCTCGACCCCGCCGAGACTCCTGCCGCCGTGCAGATCTTCGGCGCCAACCCCGATGTGATGGCCGAGCAGGCCGCGCGCCTGGTCGAGCGGTTGGGCGACTCCATCGCGCTGCTCGACATCAACATGGGTTGTCCTGTCACAAAGGTGATCGCCAAGGCCGAGGGCAGTGCGCTGATGCGGACTCCGGAGCTTGCCGCGCAGATTGTGTCGGCCGTGGCCCAGGCCGTGTCACCGCTGCCGGTCACCGTCAAGTTCCGCAAGGGTTGGGACAGCGCGAGCGTCAACGCGGTGGACTTTGCGAAGCGCATGGAGGCGGCGGGAGCCGCCGCACTCGCGGTTCACGGCCGCACTCGCGACCAGTTCTACAAGGGCTCGGCGGACTGGCGGGTGATCGCCCAGGTCAAAGACGCCGTCGGCGTGCCGGTGATTGGAAGCGGCGACGTGTTCTCCGCCTACGATGCGGTCGCGATGATCGTGCAGACGGGCGTGGATGCCGTGATGGTCGCGCGCGGGGCGCAGGGCAATCCGTGGATCTTCCGAGAGGCACGTGCCCTCCTTGAGTCCGGCGCGCCGATCGCCGGTCCGACTGCGACCGAGCGCATCGACATGGCGCTGGAGCACGGTCGGGCGCTTGTCGACTTCGGTGGAGAGCGCGCCGTCATCCGCATGCGAAAGCATGTGGGGTGGTACGTTGCGGGTCTGCCCGGAGCCACCTACGTGCGCACGAAGGTCGATCAGAGCGCTACATTCGCCGAACTCGAGGCCATGTTGCTCGAGTACGCCGAGTTCTTGGCGAGCCACACCTCGTTGATGAAGGAAGGCCAGTGA